In Lemur catta isolate mLemCat1 chromosome 5, mLemCat1.pri, whole genome shotgun sequence, the genomic stretch CCCCTCTGCAGCCCCACTTCTCTCCTTAGGCGCCCCTTCCTTTCCGGTCTTATGCCCCAATCTCTCTTCTGCACCCTGCAGGAATGCCAACGAGAGCTTCTGCCACCTTAAAACGCCCGTAAAACTCCCACTTGCTTGGTGTTACTTTTTCAGCAAATCCGAACGTTTGTTTTCTGAGTCTCATGTTTTGGATAAGTTGCTGGCCTCACACTGGCCCCCCTTTCTTTCAGTGCGGCCCTAACAACCATCCTTCGATCAAGTCTTGCCTCCTCCACGCAGCCTTCCTAGTCCCTCCACACACTGGAGCCCTTTCCCCAGGCCCTCTATGGATGCGGGGGCCGCGGCTTCCATGTAGGGGGCAGCGAAGGAGGCTGGTCACACCGGTGCCCACCTGCAGCACTGCACGCGGGTCAGGGCTGGTAAACGGCCCCgtgcttccccctccctccctctctcctgccttttcttccttctctcgcTCCCTCCCACTCTCATTTCTTCTGGGGGAAGAGAACCAAAAGAGGGGCCATCAGCGGCCCGTGGAAGCTGCTGGGGAGACCCCGTGCTTGGCCTGGCCCTGCTTCACCCGTGCCCACCCGGGTGCTCCCAGCGTGGTGCTTCCCACGAGCTCCTGGCGCTGCCACCAGGAGCACCCGCAGGGCCGCGGGCAGAGTTGGCAGGGCCCCCGTGCTGCCGGAACCCCAAACACTCTCCCTTTTTGCTTGTGCCTTAATTCTGGGCTGAAGAAGAATGGAGACTTGAGGTCAGTCGCGGGCCTTGGTTCTAAATGGCCGCTCCCTCTGGGCTGGCCTGGGCGGCCCTTGCCCGgaatcctgccctgccccctgcctgggggcgggaggggagaagggcaggcGGGGAGATGACCAGTGGAGGCGGTTTCAGGGTCTGTTTGTGCAAATTTGGTGACAGTGAGATCTAGTGTGACAAAAATCCCGGTCCAGGCTTCGGGGACCTGCCTTTTAACTCTGCCTCTGACTCATCGCCCCGGTGACGTTTAAGGAGTCCCTTCCCCTCTAAGCCTCAGGCTTCCTTTCCGTAGCAAGGCTCAGCCTGTTCTGGGGTTTCTAAGGCTTCTTACCGTCTGACACCGTGTCCCATTTCTTTACCTCACTCAGCCACGGCAGCACCCGCCAGAGGTCTCACTACACTCAGGGCTTCCCAGGCCAGGGCTGAGGGGCTTCTAAGGCAGCCCGTGTTTCTCGTCTTCCTGGTCCCCACGACTCTCTTTTCCTGTGGCACGTCCTGCGCTCCCTGCTGCTAGGAGCTGTGGAGAGGAGTCCCAGCCACGGCATCAGCGGGGCTGTCTGAATCCTGCCTGCGTGCCCTTGACCAAGCTACAGGATCTCTCCAGGCCTCGGTTTTCTCACCcttgaaatggaaataatggcATTGACCgcactggattattttgaagattaaatgctATAAAGCAGGGCAAGTTCTAacatagtgcctggaacatagtaagccGGTGATGAAtgctaccatcatcatcatcatcatcattgttactgttatttGCCAGCCCCCTCTGTCATTTCAGGGAAGAAGAGTCCCCCAGGATCTGAGCAGGCAGCCGTGCAGGTGGCTAGTCACTCTGGCTTGAGCCCCCTCTGTGCACACCCGAAGTGGGACTAGACCCCCAGCTTTGCTGCACAAGTCCTGCATTGTGCCAGGGTCCCCCGTGCCTCACCAGCGTACACACCGTGGGCTGCCGTGATAAGAGGTCCTGCTTGCACAGCGCTGGGCCCGGTAGGTGCCCGCACACAGCCCCAGCAAACCGCAGCCAGTAGTACTGCTAGTACTGCTAGTACTGCTGCTGGCATCAGCCGCATCTGAGGTTACACTGCAGCATGGTGAGGGACAAGGGTCGGACAGACCCAGGCATGGACCTGATGTGTATTTCAGACAAATCTCTCAAACACTCTGaccctccattttctcatccatGTGATGAGACTAGTGCTGACCTCGTCACAGGTTTGTTAGGAGGATTAAAGGATCACACCACAGTCGGGAGATTTGCATGAGACTGGACGTGCCAAGTTCATATTGCATGTTCAATACAGATGGGTTCCTTCCATGTATCCACGCCACCCTGGTAGACACCCCTCTTTTCCTTGGGGGCCTTTGTCTGGTCTCCATGCCAGTGTGGAGGGGGGAAGAGTCTGGGTACTCCCCCTTTCTCTGCTCCCGTCCCAGATGCCTTCAGCTCCAGGCTGCACTTGGCCCCATGCTGAATCCATCAGGCAGCTGAGAGACAGGGAAATTCACAAGGAAGGGCCACACGCTTCTGTGcgaagtgttttttgttttttaattaaaaagaacataagAAAAACAACACTTCCCAGGGTGCGCTGTGATGAAATGTCACAGGCATATAAAGTACATACAAaaccaagaaggaaaaggagtCCCGGGAGCTGCACCCAGAGACCCCCTACGAGGagggctggcccagggccctCTCATGAGGCCACTGTTTTCACAGACAAACATGCTCCTCTCCGAGTCTACGGAATAGGATGCACTTACCCAGCCTGGCTTCTCTTGGAAGGCTCAGCCACCTCTAGCTCACTGGTCCATGACGTGCACACAGGCAACTGGGTTTTACAAGATTGTACAGATGGGCGGTGCTGGGTGGGCGGTTAGGGGTACACACCACTCCTCTCACTGACCCCTGGCTCTTCTCAAGGTTTCTGGGGGCTGAGGAAGCAACGGTGTCCCTCCACGGGGACACAGGGCACATACTAGATGCAATGTCCTGAATTAAGCCCTCTGGTGGCTTCCCTCCAGGAGTGGGAGCAAAAGGAGTATCTGCAGGGAAGTTGGAGCAGAAAGAGTAAGGACTTGGACCAGGCCAAGATgtgcctggctggggctgcaTTTTGGGGAGATTTTGATATATTGACCATTATGAGTTTTCCACGCTGACCTTTCTTAGCTGCTCAACAAATTCCTCCATATCTGCCTCCTTTGGCCCCATCTTTGGGGGGCCACATAGACCTGGATTTGACACCTATGTCTGCCATTCACTAGTTTGTATGACCCtggaaaagttacttaacatccttgagcctcggtttcctcacctatTAACTGGGGAGGTTCATGTGACCCTCACAGGGTGGCTGTAGATTGTAAGTGTGACCATGCCTTTGAAGAGCCTAgtacagcacctggcacatagtaagtgcccaCTCATTACACAGCCATATTCTTGCTGCCAGCCAGACACCAGTATTTCCACGGCAGAGCTGGTGAGTCTGCGTGTGTAGATGTATGTGTGATAAACAGAAGGTTTAAACGATGTTCTAGAAAGAGGATGGGTTCCTCTGAGACTCCTGTGTTATGTCTGGGCAGTTTGGAGGTCTTGGACCACAGGGGGCTGGCACGGGACCTCCACTCCTTTTCTCTTGGGCACATGCACTGGCTTAGCAGCTGCTCTGCACCTAGACCTCAGTGCCCTCCCTGGGGTAGAGGACGCTGCCGGTGTTGATGCCGTTGTAGAAGTGAGGGCTGAACTGGTTGAGGACGGAGCCTCCGTAGCTGAGCGTGTTGGCAGGCATGGGGCTGGCCCACTCGCCCCCGCCCCCGTGGCTGCTGAGGTTGGTGAGCGGGGTGAAGGAGTTGAAGCTCAGCGAGTTCTGGCCCATCTTGTCGGTGGGCTCAGGGCTGAGTCCCGGTGTGGCCACGGGCCGGCCCATGGGGCTGGCCCCGCTGGCGTAGGCTGTCATGGTGGAGAGGAAGCTGCTGAGGCACGGGGCACCCGTGGGCGGAGGGGGCGACCGCTTCTCCGAGGGGCTGGTGGTGCCCGGCGAGGCGCCGTCCAACATGTCCTGAGGCTCCACGCTCTTGGGGCTGCCCACCAGGAGACTGTTCTCTGCCTTCTCTGGGGCCAAGGAGCCTGAGCTGGAGGAAACGTCcgatttcctcttcctcttcctgcgGAAATTTCCATTGTCGAACATCTTCTCACAGTTGGGGTCCAGGGTCCAGTAGTTCCCCTTGCCTGGTAGAAAAGTGAAAGGAGGTAAGCGGGGAGATGGGCTAGATCTGTTGCCTCTGTTCCTCCTCATTTGCATCAGCCGAAGAGGAAGGCGACAAAGCAGCAAGAGGAGCACGAAAGGCGGGACTGACATGGAGGGTGCCCTGAGCCGTGGACCACACCACCTGTAATTAAGCAGCCACGGCAAGGCCCTCTGGGACATACGAGCGAGCGGCACAGGCAATCAAGGGGTGTACGGGGTGGGTCTCTGTAAGAAGGCTGAGGTGCGGGGGCGCTGCTGGGGGGCGTGGAGTGCTGCATTGTTGAAGTTAGAACTCAGGGAAAATTCAGGACTCCCTGATAGGCCTGGGCTTGGAGTCCAAAGATAGGCTTGAGCCCTGGCTTTGCTCCTAACTGGGcaaacctcagcctcctgctATGAAAAAGTGGGCTCCTTGTCCTTCCTCAGGCTCACTGGGAGGACCACAGGCGCTAGACATGTAAAGTGGCTTCCTAACCAAGGAACCAGCCCGGGGGAGCCCTGAACTCTCCTCTCAGCCTGAGGATAGGGCAATCCCTGGCCAGGACACCTGTGCTCTTCTGGGGGACAAACAGGACTGGCCCTTGCTAACCTCCAAGTGGGCAGAGGGGGCTCCTCTGAGCCAACCCCGGCTTCCTGTGGAGGAACCAAAGTGGACTTTAGTTCTGAGAAATGGATGTGTGAATACTGAACACACCACGCTGCAGATTTCTGTGTTCTAGAAATgcgacattaaaaagaaaatagttcacTATCTCTGGTGTCAGAGAGACCTCGTTCAAGCCCTGTCACTATCACTTCATTCCGTGCCACCTTCGGGAGGCACCTTAGGTTTCACATCTGAGtgttattttccttatctgtagaatgggtTTCATCAGCCTACCTTGTGGGGTGTTGAGGGGATTAAAGGAGATTTTAGAAACAGGACAGGCAGCAGAATGGGCCGGCAGTGGGTGCTTAACCGAGTCAGATCCTTGTTTTGCCCGAGTCAGGCTTGGGATGCACTTGGCTTTGCTTGGTCCAGTCATCCATTCCGAAGCCTTTCTCTGTGCTGGTGCTCGGGGTGCACGTGACTCACAGCGGCTACTGCAGTCGGTTAAGCTCGTGCTAACACCAAAGGCCTCACATACATCGTCTCGTTACCAGCACCACAGCTGCAGATGCTGTTGCCATGCCTGTCTTTCAGGCGAGGAAACAGGCTCAGCCATCTCTCCTGCTCGGGTCCCCGAGTGGCCCCTGGGACAGCCTCGACTGACCCCCAAACCTGCCCCTGGGCACACGTCTCCCCCACCACCGAGCTCCCCTCAGCCCagcctcacagcagcctccagtTGTGGGGGGCACAGCCACATTGAGAACTTTCTAGAATGTGGTTTTGGGGAGGAACAAAGTAAGCCTTCCTTGGGGGCAGCCCTCCAACACTGAGCCCCCTTACCCGGGTCGTCCTCGTCGCGGGGCACCTTCTTGAAGCAGT encodes the following:
- the FOXI1 gene encoding forkhead box protein I1 — protein: MSSFDLPAPSPPRCSPQFPSIGQEPPEMNLYYENFFHPQGVPSPQRAPSFEGGSEYGATPNPYLWLNGPAVTPPPYLPGANASPFLPQAYGVQRQLLPSVAGLGGGELGWLPIPSQEELMKLVRPPYSYSALIAMAIHGAPDKRLTLSQIYQYVADNFPFYNKSKAGWQNSIRHNLSLNDCFKKVPRDEDDPGKGNYWTLDPNCEKMFDNGNFRRKRKRKSDVSSSSGSLAPEKAENSLLVGSPKSVEPQDMLDGASPGTTSPSEKRSPPPPTGAPCLSSFLSTMTAYASGASPMGRPVATPGLSPEPTDKMGQNSLSFNSFTPLTNLSSHGGGGEWASPMPANTLSYGGSVLNQFSPHFYNGINTGSVLYPREGTEV